The Anabrus simplex isolate iqAnaSimp1 chromosome 1, ASM4041472v1, whole genome shotgun sequence genome window below encodes:
- the LOC137500420 gene encoding uncharacterized protein produces the protein MALIAAAIAVMAIFTKGGKAIDFQLQPYESTPGVYFDKLGEVQLYNTEWKVVTYVNLEALNDAYNVGKKYIQRTMRLCSELEVNLTYTCENEVKLLIMQLNKTQNLRELIRQTTKTEEKENSDQNRMKRGVLNFVGSIAKILFGTLDSQDAAYYQSHIKDLESENLSMLKVAKEQMIVVKSTLQSMNSSLYDVAKNEKELSDNIATIRGYLKDETEQIESAFRRTEIEIAVNRHLIDTQGFLAQLKDHYEILLNGIMLAQKGVLQPQIISPSDIIKSFSKAKNNFPPGMTLPVELRLAYGYLITRIAEIEVFITKEILGYIVKVPLVDKVKYDLIKVIPFPTRPAPWPGIQDNCDGRPGGPPRS, from the coding sequence atggcgctgatagcagcggcgatcgcagtgatggcgatatttacgaaaggaggaaaggcaattgatttccagctccaaccatatgagtccaccccaggggtttatttcgacaagctaggtgaagttcaactctataacactgaatggaaggtagtaacttatgtaaatttagaagcgttaaatgatgcgtataatgttggtaagaaatacattcagagaaccatgagattgtgttcagaactggaagtaaatttaacatatacgtgtgagaatgaggtaaagcttttaattatgcaattaaataaaactcaaaatttgcgtgaattaataagacaaacaactaagactgaggagaaggaaaattcagatcaaaatagaatgaagcgaggagttcttaattttgtaggaagtattgctaaaattttattcggaaccttagattcgcaggatgcagcctattatcaaagtcacattaaggatcttgaatcagagaatttgtcgatgttaaaagtcgcgaaagaacagatgattgtagtaaaaagtacgttacaatcaatgaatagctcattgtatgacgtcgctaagaacgaaaaagaattaagcgataatatagcaacaatacggggatatctgaaggatgagactgagcaaatagaaagcgcatttaggagaacggagattgaaatcgcggtcaataggcatttaattgacacgcaaggattcttagcgcaattaaaagatcattatgagattctgttaaatggaataatgttggctcaaaagggagtcttacaacctcagattataagtcctagtgatataataaagtcgttttcaaaggcaaagaataatttcccaccaggaatgacattacctgttgagttgagactggcttatggctatttaataactagaatagcagagattgaagtgttcattactaaagaaatacttggttacattgtaaaggtacctttggtagataaggtaaaatatgatcttattaaggttataccattcccaacaaga